Within the Arachis duranensis cultivar V14167 chromosome 10, aradu.V14167.gnm2.J7QH, whole genome shotgun sequence genome, the region TTTTCGTAGGTTTTTCCAATCCATTCATTATTCTCTAAACCGAAGCTCTCAACCATCTCCACCCAATAGTTCTCAAACTCTTCAACTACAAAGTTTCTATAAACCGCATGCTTAAATGCACTACAAAAATTAGCATCCTTAATGTTAGAGACAACATTCCGAGCAAGGTGCCAACTGCATAATCGGTGTGTTGCATTAGGAAACTCGCTCCGGATAGCCTTCTTCATTGATTCATCTCCATCTGTAACCACAACCATCGGCTCCTTTTGCCTTATCACATCCAAGAAACACCTTAGCGACCACTTATAAGAAGGAATCttctcatcctcaagcaacccAAACACAAAAATAATGGTTTGTCTATGATGGTTAGTacctaaaaaaatcattaaaggCCTATTGTATAAATTCTTTCTATAGGTTGAGTCAAAGGCCAAGACATCACCAAAACAATCATAGTCGTGCTGCATTTGACCATCACACCAAAACAGATTACCCAAGTGGTTCTCAGCACAATACGTGTATTGTACCACAGCTAGCGGATCAAGTTCGGTCTTCCCTTTAAGATAGCTAATAGCCGCAGCATCATCACCCTCCACAATGCGAAAATGTCAAACCTCATCGATATAGTTATAAAGATCCTTCTTTATAAAATGCAAGTTGCGATAACCACCTGCGAGATAGGCAAAGAATCCCATGATTTGAGTTGTTTGGAAACCTGCTTCGTGCAAGGTATGAACATGGGCCTTGTCGCCTTCCGACATGTGACGATGCGGTGCCATTACGTTTGTGTGGTCTGTCGGCGCTAGATCATGGTTATGATTCGCAACGAAAGACTTCATCTTTCACTTACCGCACCCCTTGGCTAGATGAACCACAAACTTCGCATTACAATTGGTTCGTGTAATTGGTTTGTGTGCACGCTGTCTATCAATCCTCTCAAAATGTTTCTTATCACGCAATCCTTCTCTATTGCAGAAGAAAAATTTCCTCACAATATTACCTTCTTTATCTTTTTCCGAATCTCCCTTTCGAATCGCAAACCCGGTAACTCGTGCATATTCCATATACCTTGCATGTGCCTCCTCAACTGAATCGAATTCAGCAAGTGCCAGATCTTCCACAGTTACCCCTGCCACGAAGCGATTAGAACTATTAGGTTCTTCATTTGACCTCACCATCGACGGACTAGATTCCTGTGCTTTCGCATCATCTGCTACCCTACTAGTTTTTTCAGTATCCAATGATGTCATATTGACTTTCTCTGGTTGTCTTGACTCTGTCCCTATTCTCTCACATTTGTCATCCTCCGATCTTGTGCTCCATCCGTCAATCCACTGCCCAGAGAACTCTGAGCTATCTTCCGAATCACTCTCCATCTCACCCCACCAAATACCTGAACAGGTAAAGAATTTGCATGTCAGCTAGCAAGtgagaaaaaaaatagcatGCTAACTAAGTATAAGACCCAAAAACTTTAACTAGCAACCAGAAGAACCAACCAGAGGATCAAGTTATGCTGTGAGAATATCTATCCATCAAGACAAttattcttttctttggtttggagtacaataaaaatataattttcaaattaattagacTAAAAATTATTCTCAAATTTGCAAGTTCATTATTACTAAATATTGACAtcttaaaattattcataatgaataaataaagaaaaaacataTACATAACCACAAGgatgaaaacaataaaaataaaaaattttattattagtcaTGCAATTAGTTGTTCCAAAGCATATTTATTCACTACTTGACAAAAATAGAATTCTTTTCCCAATTTAATGCTCTCCATCCACACTCAATAAGAATCATATgtgtataaaaaaaagtaagagTAATGCAAAAGGTTTTTGTTAGGATGAAAACAGAGACAAAATCCAGCTTTTCATAGGAACTAACTATGAATAagaatggcaaaaaaaattaactctaGACAAGCTTAATTCTTAAATGCCATTGTACCTAAAGTGTACTCATACTACGTAATAAAATTTGATACTCtactattaatttatttatgccAACGAGACTACTTTGTTATTTCAGTTCTTTAATATCTTCTACATAAATTTTACTACGATAAATTGTCCATAAGAATTCAAGTATTTGCATTAACTATGCATTAGTTATTTCAATTCTTTAATATTTCCTTCATAGCTTTTACAATGACAATTTTTACAAGAGTCCAAGTAATTGCAATAACTAGACATCAGAGAACCAAATACATGACACACTTGGAGACCTGAGACTTAATTACTATGGAAAAAAATTCATACAAATAATCCAATTCCAAATCACCACACTTTGGTACACTACTTACTTCGCGAACAAATTTTGAACTTCAAGAAATTAGTAAATTTATAGttacattgaataaataaattaaacacaaATATTAGGTCAAGTAAGGGTATCGGGTAAAAGGACTCTTCTATGCATTGTTTTCAagaacaaatcttttaaaacaGTAACTATTGAAAATTATACCAGGTAGAAGAATAATCTAGCTGACACAAAACAAATGCATCTAAATACATCAACTCAAAACTTTTTCTACTGCAATAACATTCACAtatatccaaattcttttggCAGAAAATACATAGAGTCAGGTACAGATATAAATAAAACACACGTTATCCTTAAAATTCTCTTACCCGGTCACAAGGTGTTCTTTCTTCGCCAATCTCTGTTAGTCTGGCTCTGATATCTATTTTTTCCTACAACAAGAACCACCGACGGTTAGCTCATCGCCATCTTTCTGTACTCTCAACGCCGATTTTTCACTTTTCCTCTTCTCCGAGTAGATAACAGACAATGCGATGTGAATagctaataattattataatgatCGGTGTTCCTAAACCCATGAACCGTAACTCATGTAATATTTCTGCATCCATAGATGATGTGCGTGCTAACATCTATTTTTCtcctaattttttaacattttaaatttattttccctAATTCTCATTTAGAATATTTACCTTAACTGTTAATCTTTTTACCATGTTTAATACATAGTAACTCAAAGTCAAAATTTATTTACTTAAGTTAAATGTCTACACTTTATTGGCCAACTTTTTGTAGTCACTATAGTCATGGTATCATAATAGGTATCACAGAACGCACCAAGTaagtattataatatattatttttttatttttattactataATATATTCATTTACGGGAATTTTTTTCATTCCCGCGCTTCGCACGGATTCCTGTACTAGTaagattgaaaagacaatatgATGGTCAAGGGCCAAGCCCATGGAGAAACCATTAGACTTTTAATTGattacacttttttttctttacaagtaaatttattatgtttatgGGAGTAGCGGACGGGAGAGGGCACTGCTCCCATAAATTACACTAAGTTAACcctaaattttgtttaaaaattatatattttgctaGCCAACTAGATTTTTCAATAAGAGTGGATTAAACCGTTGGCTAGCTACCTATTTAATATTTACCGTTCTAAATCTTATAATTCCATGTTAGAATgtaataaactttttttattagtttaaacttttatttattccttttcattttaatataatcACAAATAGTTATCGGTGTTTTTGGTCATTCGAAATCATCTATTCATTTGTACTATGCCTACAAGTGTGCGCATTTTTTCTTGGTAATTCAAGTGTgcgcattttattttattgaaaaagataatcCGATAGGCTAATTAATTTTTGGGCTTTTGACCCATCATGTTCATATACTTCCTCCTAGACTCCTAGTATGGGCTTTTGACCCATCATGATCATGTGACATTCATAGCCTGGTAGCTAGGGCACAAAAGAGTTTCATGATTAATTGGCAATTAAATTTCGGTAAAAAAAACAGAAATGCCTATATCATTATGGGATCCATTTAGTTGCATTTGGAAGATAAATTAAAACAGAAAGACAGAAAGATAGAGACTAAATTGtctttatattgtatttattataaaatatgtaaaattgaGTTATGTTTTATCATCGtatttagtttaaaataaatataaaaattattgaaagataaatttaaaatttaaaaaattaaataataatatttttaaaaaagatattattaaaattataatttttgcttctaaaaatttcaatttttgtatctttattttctaaagGTACTAGGATTTAAAACTTTATATCctacaattaaatttttaattccaGTATTTAATCACCAAATATAATACTtggtttataatataaaattacaaaattgtCAGTATCAACAAATGCAAATGTCCACATTCCAAAAAATTGTTTCTAGAcgtaaaacaaaatattataaattctaTGTTTCTCAAAAATAGTTTCTAGATCATTTATAAGTGTAGGGCAATATTTATTTCTTAaggtagtttttaaaattaaattaaaataacttattCTCAAGGATTTGGCTCTTCTAAAACTACTCACttactttagaaaaaaaataatgtaacaTAAACGCTTGATAATATAAATAGTTCtaatcattttaaataaaaaataataaataaatacattaaaaaagaaTCAAAACGTCAActattaaaagaattttaaagaCAAAACATGCTACTTTACAAAAATTAGGTACAGagttaaatttttacaaaactgAATGTGTATAATAATACATTTGTATTGAGCAAAAAATAACGAAAAAAATCATACAAACATTGAAAACGATAGTGtcaattaaccaaaaaaaatgATAGTTACAGAGGAGATAACAAAGTTACCAAGTGAAACGAGTATGCTGGTTCCATCCATAGACACTACAATGATGGTGTCCTCAATAGGAATGAGCATTATGTTGTCCTCTACTAGAGTTACGACGATAGGATTGTCTAGCAAGTCAAACATAGAGGTGTTGTTTCCTAGAACTAAAACCATAGATTTATCAgaagaaataaataagttgATGATTATAATGATAgcattatgaaaaaatatttttttattgaataattttaaattttactacaatatatttgataaaatttattcaatatattatttttttatatttacagaaGATTATCAATTGATTTATCAAAATATGGAAAAGACTCAAATTATACAACACAATTctacattaattatttttttcaagtatgtttataacaattatatttaagaaCTCTTATTTTAGTACTCTTATTTTTGTATGtttataacaattatatttagaattttattatttattttgttcagGCCAATtatagcaaaaaaaaatagcaaaattaGGTATGAAATTTGACACGATACTAGAAGCTAAAGACTTTTGGAGAAATTATGATGAAATGATGGATTTTGATGTTCGACaattatatgcaaataaatgCAAGGTTGATAATTCTAGGAGTGGTTTTAGGTTTGTTTGTACAAAGGAAGGCCAATAAAGACCAGATAAACCAGATCATTTAACAAAGCAACCTCGCTGTTGAGACTAGAACAAGTTGCCAAGTAAGAATGAGACTCAAGTTTGCtcaagatataaaaaaatatgtgattTATGACCTTGAGTTAAATTACAATCATATTTTGCAAATTCTAAAAACTAGTCATATGATGCCAtcacaaagaaaaattttagaacTACAAGCATTGCAAATAGATTTGGGAGATGAAGCTGGCATAAGACCAAAAGAAACACATGAAGTAACAAGTTTACAAGCTGGTGGTAAAGATGTTCTTGGATATATCAAACAAGACCCAAAGAACTATCTTTAAGCAAACAAAAGCGAGAATTAGCCTATAGTAAAGCAGGTAGTTTATTAAAGTATTTTCATTGACAACTACTTGATAATATCTCATTTCAATATACTATACAGTtagataataaagaaaaaataacaaatatttttgggGTAATGCAAGAATGGTTATTGATTATGCTATCTTTGGTGATGTAATCACATTTGACACTACATATTACACAAAAAAATAGACCATTGGATATTTTTGTGGATTCAATCACTATCGAGAAATAGTAATATTTGGCGCTACTCTTTTGTACGATGAATCAAAAGAATCTTTTATATGGTTATTTGAATCATTTTTAGAAGCTGGCGTGCAAAAAATGCCTAAAACTATTTTCACTGATCAAGATCCTGCTATGACAAGTGCTCTGGTAGAAAAAATGCCTAAAATCTATTATGGATGATGTGTCTAGCGTATTATGCAAAATGCTATTAGACATTTAAGGAATAAATTAAGAGATGGTTCTTGTATCTTGAAAGATTTCAAAACTTCTATGTATAATTTTAAAGATCAGTTTCAATTTCAAGAAGTATGGGATGCATTGCTTCAAAGATACAAAGTAAAAGACAATACTTGGTTGAAgagtatttataaaataaagaaaaaatgggcTCATTACTATTTGAAGAAGGTGTATACTATTGGAATGCAAAGTACTCAACTTAGTGAAAGTTTTAATAGTGTTTTGAAAGATTTTATGCAGTCAAATTTAGACATAATACGTTATCTCAAACAATTTGAGCGAGTTGGTGGTGCCAAGCAATATAAGGAGCGACAAAATGATTCACTCACCATTATTAAAGTATGCTGCACAGGTATATACTCCTAGTGCATTTGATTTCTTTCAAAATGAGCTTGATTGGAGTTTTGCTACTTATATTATTTCTCATAAGAGATAACAATCAAATTTGTGAATATCAAGTTgtcatttttgaaaaagatagagaaTACACTGTATCTGACAATGTAAAAGATATGATAATTACTTGTAGTTGTGGAATATTTGAAACAATAGGATTCTTATGTGGTCATagtttaaaagttttaaatgtTTGAGATGTGAAACAAATTCCAGATCAATACATTACGAAGAGATGGACTAGAGAAGCAAGAGAAATGATTGTTCATGACTCAGATGAaaaagtggtggacgaaattgtgatcactattctttaaattgtacttttatggaatttgaaattggcacgagtggacacaactccgttcaactaaccagcaagtgta harbors:
- the LOC107469175 gene encoding uncharacterized protein LOC107469175, with product MKYKVRLVAKGNHQMEGISFDQVFAPVIKLPTIRIILTIVLFYKWQIKQLDFNNAFLNGDLTELVYMKQPPSFQQGDNLQVCQLHKSLYGLKQAPKSWFLKLAATLAKFGFTKTRSNHCLFMKHSGDLKLYILVYVDDILITGNDSQDIQSIWWGEMESDSEDSSEFSGQWIDGWSTRSEDDKCERIGTESRQPEKVNMTSLDTEKTSRVADDAKAQESSPSMVRSNEEPNSSNRFVAGVTVEDLALAEFDSVEEAHARYMEYARVTGFAIRKGDSEKDKEGNIVRKFFFCNREGLRDKKHFERIDRQRAHKPITRTNCNAKFVVHLAKGCGK